A genomic region of Metopolophium dirhodum isolate CAU chromosome 1, ASM1992520v1, whole genome shotgun sequence contains the following coding sequences:
- the LOC132936988 gene encoding uncharacterized protein LOC132936988 has product MSYRTIASTDSENEHFSESIDIRPSFSKTKPGLKRSAEKTSVKKPMKKKQNKMNASYRDNISERLRSEDFDVEVFNSLTFRQGDGVVTIKTPFEEKGKDLWVLSHYKVTNIENVPVKDRWKFSEATVRLYTTDESKDQTLHTGLNETMQIIFDKLLTDPKRQTIKSKTVV; this is encoded by the exons atgtcgtacCGTACAATTGCTTCAACTGATTCAGAG aatgaacattttagcgaatcaattgatataagaccgtctttttcaaaaacaaaacctgGATTAAAACGTTCTGCAGAAAAAACAAGTGTtaaaaaacctatgaaaaagaagcagaataaaatg aatgcatCATACAGAGATAATATCAGCGAACGCTTGAGATCAGAagattttgatgttgaagtatttaattCGCTAACATTCAGACAAGGAGATGGCGTTGTGACAATAAAGACGCCTTTTGAAGAAAAAGGAAAGGATCTTTGGGTGCTAAGTCATTATAAGGTTACTAACATCGAGAATGTACCAGTAAAGGACAg atGGAAGTTCAGTGAAGCTACTGTTAGATTGTACACGACCGACGAATCAAAAGATCAAACACTTCATACTGGTCTTAATGAGacaatgcaaattatatttgataaattactaacCGATCCAAAGCGTCAAACTATTAAAAGCAAGAcggttgtttga